From a region of the Malania oleifera isolate guangnan ecotype guangnan chromosome 12, ASM2987363v1, whole genome shotgun sequence genome:
- the LOC131144773 gene encoding uncharacterized protein LOC131144773: MTRQQQDRQSRLFYELSALVLDILRFPPSSLHLPDGSPAVAPSRRSVMPSNMSPAGFASLLLGISLSLMLCGSVTFFIGFLLMPWVLGLVLVFYVIGIVSSLSMLGRAILCHAAALATPRKEISDW, translated from the exons ATGACGAGACAACAACAGGATCGGCAATCCAGGTTGTTCTACGAGCTTTCTGCTCTCGTTCTCGACATCCTCCGATTTCCGCCGTCGTCGTTGCACCTCCCTGACGGCTCGCCGGCCGTCGCTCCTTCGAGGAGGTCGGTTATGCCTTCGAACATGTCTCCGGCGGGATTTGCCTCGTTGCTTCTGGGGATTTCGCTGTCCCTGATGCTCTGTGGATCGGTCACTTTCTTTATTGGGTTCTTGTTGATGCCCTGGGTGCTTGGATTGGTCTTGGTTTTCTACGTAATTGGGATAGTTTCGAGTCTCTCGATGTTGGGAAGGGCCATTCTTTGTCATGCCGCGGCGCTGGCCACTCCCCGGAAGGAGATTTCTG ACTGGTAG
- the LOC131144772 gene encoding uncharacterized protein LOC131144772: MSDWGPVFVAVVLFVLLSPGLLFQVPGRNRFVEFGNFQTSGASILIHATLYFALICVFLIAIGVHLYMGS; the protein is encoded by the coding sequence atgtcgGACTGGGGCCCGGTGTTCGTTGCGGTGGTGCTGTTCGTGCTGCTGTCGCCGGGACTGCTGTTCCAGGTGCCGGGGCGGAACCGGTTCGTGGAGTTCGGCAATTTCCAGACCAGCGGAGCTTCCATTCTCATTCACGCCACTCTCTACTTCGCCTTAATCTGCGTCTTCTTGATTGCTATTGGCGTTCACCTTTACATGGGCTCCTGA